Genomic window (Tripterygium wilfordii isolate XIE 37 chromosome 11, ASM1340144v1, whole genome shotgun sequence):
GATTTCGGTTCAAAAAATGTTAAAGTCACACCCCTTTCTGTTAAATAGAGTCCAGAATTCCAGTCAGGAGATTCCAGCAATTCAGGCATAGGACACTGTGACTTGTGCAAAGGAAAACCTAAAAATATTACATGATTGCTAATACACTCAACATGATTGGGCTACCATGATATGTGGAATGCCTAAAACACTTCGGAATACTTTTTTCAGGCAAGTAATGGGCCTTTTGTACAACTTCAGTCTTCAACAATTACTGATGAGTTCATTTGATATTCTATTATGATACGTACAAAAGAAAACACTTTTAAGTCTTTAAgttttcttcaacaattttcaCATTAAACTATATAATTAGCAGCAGGAGAGAAAAACAAGCAAGCTTCACTAGCTCATGAAATTCAGGTATTTTCAGTGGCCCATACCTTTACTTGGAGCCTTAGAAACTTCACATAATCCAAAATCTCATCAAGCATTGCGGCCTTATCCGACTGTAGAAGAATTTTATGATATTTAGCAAACCACCCAACAGTATAATTTTAATGAAGTAATACATAATCCTTAtactaaaaaaaagagaaaaaaaaatggaacaaGAAAATATCTTTACGGCTTGCCCTGTGATTACATGACTATGGTAAACAGTAACTGTGCGGAGGGCCCTCAAttgcaacaaaaaaatcaaacaacaaCGAAAATAAACAAGATTTCCTATGAACTATCCtgattataaaaaaaacctAGCCTACTGGCTCGGAATGTTGTCCTGATCCTCAATGACCTTATGAACTGCTTAACTGCTTATCTTTTGGCTTCCAGTGTCTCACTGTCAAACTCTAGTTGGAAGTTTAAGTATTTTCAAGGCACTCCATATTTCCACTAGAGCTTTACAAGGAACGGAACATGGAAACAGTTCACGATATGATAGTATTTCTGATAAATTTTCCACAGTTACACCACAACCATTCGACTTGAAACTGCAAAGATAACATAGCAATCCATCATAGAGGCTTATGAGTAATTTCAATCATCATTATCCCCCAGAATCCAGTGAATGCTCCATCAATCTCTTTTACTTCGACTGTCATTCCTATCACTAGATCTAATTTCTACCGGTTAATATGAGAGAGTATTATCTTCTTTTCTGAGATTCTGCAATAAAAGAGCATCAGTTGCCCGACACCTTTGTACTAGGTATGATATTCGATAGGTATATCCATGATTTCCAAATCAGACAGCGAAAAACCCATATATGTAGAGCGAGCATTAAATCAGAACATatgattgcaaaaaaaggtaaaaaggtTCCAGTCAATGTTATTCACTCTATGAATGAACAGAAAAGACACCAACCTTGTTGGAAGTAGGAACCAACTCCTGCAGAGCCTTCATTCTCTCAGATATTCTTTCCCTACGTAACTGcactcaaaatcaaaatcatattCTGCTAAGCAATAATGGTGCCAAAATAGCTACAGATTACTAGAAATGCAGAACAACATTAGCTATTTATAGAGTTACTATTACTCAACAGTATCTCTTGATACTTTTAGGTATCATAGTAATCAATAGTAAATCTGATAGGTTCTCTTGCAACTAACAGTAGATGTTCATTGCAGATAATGGACATGTGCTCATTGAGAACTGTATCTGCAATCTTTCACTTGATGATTTTATAAATACTCCTCTCTCAAAGAGAAAGGGATTACCCTTTGAATCCCAAATATCCAAAGAAAGCAATGAGTCATTCAGGGCTGTATCTTTGCCAACAGTGAAACCGAGTTTGCATAACAGAGAAAACAATGAGTGATTGTAAAACATTCTAAACTTAAAGTTCTTAATTTCCCTTCAACAAAAGCACCACAATTATTTTAAATGTCTCATAAGCATCATGTCATCAAAGAACGAAATCAGTGCACTGCCAGAAGGACTTTGTCACATAAAGCATCCTACACTGCTTAGTTTTGGGTATCCAAGGAAAATATAAGCAAGTATACCCGCTCAGCTATACTGTGGGGATCTGTAGCTTGCCCTCTTCTTGCTCGTGCCCTTGGGCGAACGACAGGTGGCTGTGGTGCAGCAGAAACTGTTCCAGATGTTGGTTGGCTCTGAAAAGGCTGCATCAGGATTCAGTATTTTGtgttcaaaaaatataaatttacagATTTTGCAAAAATGTAGGAATTATCAGCTAAACAATGCCTGCAACtcgggagagagagagagagagagagagagagagatcctgCAAACTTATCTAAGCAGAATGACCAGAGTAACCATCACTTTCTCAAGAAAGAAATTTCATGGAAGTTTTAAGAAATACACACAACAGGAGAGATAAGTGTATTCACTTTGTGACCTTTTTCTGTTGTTAATTAGAGTATGTAAACATACAAGGATCAATTGATTCAGAGTGAAAAAAATGTTTCCACCCATCATATTCCCGAGGCTTCCAAATCGATCTTCAATTATGTAATTATCTTTTCGATAAAGAGATGCATGATGCTTGGACTATATTTATTCCAATTAGACCATATCAGCAAAAGTAAAACATTGAACCTAGCAGGTGACTAAAGTCACCCTATGCATACGCAACCAAGTAACATTCATTTCTTGAAACCCTTTACCATTTAAAGAACAGGAGGTGAAAAATTAAAGGGCACTTGAACACATTTGAAAAGTTAATCACACTTGCGTTGAGGAAGATATTATATTTCTATGTTTAACAAATCCTAGAGAAGTTAAAGGGTTATGCCAATACTTTATCCAAATTCACTGACGATGGTAGATACTTGGATGCTTCACTAATTTTTAAACCTTTTGACTACCCGAGGCTGCTAATAAAGTATATTAACTTGGACATCCAGATTTAAGGGCCCAAAATCATGCATGAATTTCTcagacaaacaaaaagaaagaaagtagttTCACCCAAGTCAACACAAAGGTACAATTTTGATATGGAGAGCTTCCTGAGTAAGAGTTAAACTGATAAATTTAACCACGACAAGAGACACACACAGTATTCTAGACATCAATTTGAACTTCTGGATTATTGATGCATTGATTCCCTCACAGTACACGAATTTTCCAAACCCTAAActgtaaaaccaaaaaaataataagtcaTTTTCTAGCTattcaaagagagaaaaatacaaCTTTCTTTCTAACCTGTTGGAGCTGCAATGGACCAGGAGGTGGAGGATGGACTGACTGTCCAAACACTGGAAAAAAATTTGCTATATGTAGCGAATCTTTGTCCTGCCACAGCAGCAAACAAAGTTGGGATTAACATGATCTTGCAACATAGCCCTCAAATTACCCTTCACCAATTTATAACCTAAAGAAATACATACTACTTCATTAAAGGTCTTCAAAtttccaaacccaacaaaagtGCCAAAATGtatttagaaaaagaaaattgctCTTATTGATAGATAGCAGCACTTGAAGAATCTTAGACATAAAGTAGCAGGTAAAGCACAAGAGATAGAAAAACAGGAGAAGAAACATAATTAAGAAAGACAGACAGAACAATCATTCTAGAGAAGCACTTACAGTGATTCCAGAAGTTGTAGAAGCAGCACAGTTACTAATGTTGGTGATGTTAGTATTGCCACCCACATAAGTATACTCTTCATTTGGCCTCAAAAACCCATCCACAAAATTCAACCCCAAAGGCATGGTCACCATACTCCTTCCCAACATCTGCTCAAAGAGATCATCACCCACCAAGCCCTGTTGGGGATTGGCCCCCATCCCCATCTCATATAAACCTGAAGTGCGCATTTTGGTACCTGTATATCTGGTCAACAAGCAAAGAATACGCTAAAGAAAACAGAGTTAACAGGGATTGCAAATGATTCAACCTTTTCCGGAGAACAATAGAGGTGGGTGTGCTTGTGGATGAATTAGGTGGCAGCTtcagaaggaaaaggaaaactGAGGTTCTCAAGAATATTGAAGGGTACGGTGAGGGAGATCAGAACAGATATGTATATAAGAAGAGAATCTGAAAATGGTCTCTCCGTGTTCCACGGCTTAAAGGGCGAGCTAGAGAGACGGTCAATGGAAAAGCCTGGTTTTTTCAACGCGAAAGTCCGGTTTTTCAACGCGTTTATCGCGTAGCACTGACTCATAGTCCACTACCAACCACACTAGACTTATGGTGTATTAGAAAAGACAAGATTTTTTCTCTCTGTATCTGATGACTGATATGGACTGTCATTTGTGTATTGAAACAAGCAAGAGTTTTCATATAAAGAAGAAAGTTGAAGCAGTAATTAAAATCAGTTTAATATTACCTCAgaattcttcaaaccaaaaaaaatgaaaccacaAGTTTGAGAAGAAAGGAAATCTACACACAAGTTTGGCACATATTTAAGATTGATGGGATGAGTTAGGAACTAAGTCGTTTTCTTTAAGACCATTTTCTAGACCAAAGGTTAACCGAGCAAGAATGAGTTGGAGGGGAGGGACTCAATTAAGATTAAGATTCTTgtcaaaaggagaaaaaaaatatgaagaaaagtAATTTAGTTCAAGCCACTAttactttttctatttttttaagtaaGTCATCATCACTTGTACCTGAGCAGATATTGATAGTGAAAAAGGGCTTAGTCAAAGACACATTGTATACAAATGATCAGAAACCTAACTTAGTGAAATGGTTCACTAGTGGGATCAATGTCAATTTTCTTTGTATGGGCGCCATGAGAGAATGGTTGACAAAGAATTAGTGGCTCAAATATTTTATGCCAACAATTATTTACtaaaaatttttgacttcattTGGTAAACCACATCACCATTCAAAACTTAAGAGTTATGAGCCTCAAATACCAAGTTGATTGGCTGGGGAAAACAATGCCACCCACAAGGATTCCAAAGAAGATCACCATTTTCTGTTAGAGAAACACTGTTGCGACAACTCAACTCTACCCCAAAAGATGCAAAAACTACAGAATTCCTCCATTGATCGGAGCCGGGAGAGCGGCAGAATTCATATCTTTTAAACTCTCAAAAAGGCTGTATAATACAGAGGCAAGATAAGCTTGCTATTCCACAACATGAGTTCTCATGTGCTGACATACATTGAAATTGATCTACTAGTTCTAATCTTTGGTACAATGGATATGATTTGAGATGAGATGCCAACAAAATTATATTTCTACGAAATTGTAGAATCTACTTGGAGCTCGGAACTTGTGTGCCTTCTCTATTCTCTTCACTGATTGCTGTAGGTTTCTCTTCAGCAGATTCCATTGCAGAATCAGGATCCTTCTTAAGTTCTGTCTCAAACTCTTTTGCAGCCTGCAAAGTTCACAGATCAGTTACATTTAATTCTCTATGCCACGGAAAAGGATGGCAGGTCATGAAAATTTGAACTTCTTTTCAAATGTCATAGCATTAGCCAGTTCCATACACATCAGGGTTTAACCAAAAATGGAGAACCTCCACCACCAAATTATCTTCAGACAGAAATTAAACTCTCAAAGACAACTTATCTAAAGAATGGTGATACATCATTTGCAGGTTGATAGGTCCATAATAGATGTCTACAATctttgttttaagttttttcCAACATCACTTGGTGGAgtttcattgatttcttttatgaattcatgtagccgaccccaaacaATTTGGAACGAGGCTAggacgatgatgatgatttttctAAGATTAGAAAATTTACATCTAAAAGGATCATGACTCACCTCACCTCCTAAAAGAACAGAAGATGAGGGTCTAAAATAGAGTCTAACAATGTTTCAATGTTATTAAGTTTAGAAATGGCCAAAAGACGCCCATATACTCATATACAGCTTTAGTGGATCCAACATTCCAACTAGTACGTTTGTTGAGTTGCGAGAACCGGAGCAATACCTAAAGGGTAATCAGACAGATAATACTGTGTAAAGAAATATAAGGAACAAATTCAGAATCAAACAGTTCAAACACCTAATAGTTAGCAACAAGAGAGCCATCACGAGGATGACTTTTAAAAGTGTATGAAAGGTGgtataaatttgaattttataacTAAAGACTGGCTTAGCTAATCATAGACAAAGTATTAATTAGTAAGTTGATAACATTCGGGAAACACTACAATAAAGTCATTTCAAGGGCATATGAGCCTCTGATTCCCAATTTTAAGGATCGAAAAACAAGGATGCCTAAAGAAGTGAAAATCTTATTTTGGTTGGCACTGTCCCCTGTAAAACCATTTTATCAACCTGACAAGGCAATCTTAAATGAAAAAGTAGCACTCATTcggcaaacaaaaaaaaaaaaaaaagaagcagcagcaTTACCTTTCACTGGGTACTAAGGAGTAGAAACTCTATACTGATTACGTAACAAAAATTTCCATCCAAATTTCAATTACTAAAACAACAATTATCGCACATGACACCATttgaaaactatatatattcaattaaCAGAACAGGTGAGTCCAGAGGGCGCAACATTAAGCAATGATTACCCACCTCACCAAAGTAACTCTAATATGATTTTACTaaagtttgatcaaatttctTGACAACATTTGGTCTAAGCTTTTCTCTACAATAAGGTTCATAACTGTCTAATAAGCCATCATGAAACATACAAAAACCAAGTAGCACGAAGAATTGCATCCCTATAAACAAAAACTCTTTGAAAAGGAAGTGACATGAAGAAAGAAATCAGTGTGTTTTACGAGTCCGTCTTTCATGAATCCAAGATGTGGAGCCATCTCACCTCTTTTAAAGTGGACAGGGGTGACAAAATTAGCTTCTGGCATGATATCTGGGCAGGGAACACAACTCTAAAGATCAATTTCCAGACTTTTTTTTGTTAGCTATTAACAAGGAAGCCTCGGTTAATGACCATCTTCACAGATCTGGTCCTGAAAGCTCTTGGAATGTCGATTTTTGTAGGAATGCACAACATTAGGGGATAGACCTCTTTATTAGATTCTGGAAAAGAATCTATGGGCAGCAGCCTGGTAGTGAAGAGGAGGATGAAATCTGGTGGAATCTTTCAAGTGACGATGTCTTCAATGCGCATTTCTTATCACATTGAACTACAGAGACACCACACTGTTCGTAGAAATAATGGTTTCCCCTCGCAATGGATTTGGAAAGCTAAATTTCCTCAAAAGATCCTTTTATTCTTTTGGGAAGCTATCTGGAACAAAATCCTTACCATAGATAATTTGAAAAAGAGAGGAATTCAGCTCATGAACAGATGTAGTCTATGTAAGGAGGAGGAAAATCCCCCAATTATATTTTCCTACATTGCTCTTTGACAAGAAGAGTGTGGTCCACAATCTGCAACCTAATGGCATCAATTGGGCTGTCAGAAATGATCTAGGCATCTAGCTTCAGAATTTATCACATGGAGTTTTGTTGGTAGAGGCAAGACTCAACAGGAGGTCCTTCAGAGTTTCCTAATTGTCACAAGTTGGCTAATTTGGTTGGAAAGGAACAAACAAACTTTTAATGAGAAGGAAACTGATGTAGACTTTTTCATAGATAATCTGCTCTCTACTAGCAGGTATCTGCTTTCTAGAATCTGTATCAACTTCAGACACAATTCACCTGGTTtgcacttaatttttttttggcaggctttgtaatttctctctttctttctctttgggTTTCACCTCCTTGGTGgccctcaataaaatttcttcaGCATTCAAAAAGAAATAACTAAAACTAATACTAATACTAAAAAGTGGATAACTCAAACATCACGCCAATACTCCATTAAGTAGTTGCACACCACATAGAGGAACAAAACCAgggaataaagaaaagaaagttttAAGCCCTAGAATTATCTATCATATGAGACCCAACAAATCAAAAGGTTCCACTCAAATAATCCCTCACAAAACACGGATTCTTAGAACTTCTCCTAATCATGACTTCCATAGCAGTAGCAAGCTTGAAAACTTAATTTCTTCCACTTAGCTATCTTTTCTCCCCTGAAGAGGACCACAATACAAGCATCTGCCTCATTCAGCCGAAAACAATTAAGGGTATCTATACGGGATTGAAGCAGTGAAACAAGAATTCCCAAATTTTATTTCGGTTTCATACTTATTCTTCAACAACCAAACGAAGTAGAAGACAAATTAACAAACTGAACTTTTATTGCTTTGACCTCATTCCAGAATCCCAAGCAGTGAacgaaatttgaaatttaacagATTTTTTCAATAATCTTTCATTCAAACTGAAAAATTAGAAAGACCCAGATGAAAAGGCAAACCTGTTGAAAGCTCTTGACAGTCTTTCCAATAGACCTCCCAACTTCAGGCAATTTCTTGGGTCCAAAGACCAGAGCAGCCACTCCAGCAATGACAACTAGCTCTGGCACTCCAAGACCAAACAAAGCATTACAAGTAAAACCCTTCTTCTTGATGGCTATTCCAGGTCTGCCTCTGTTTGATAAGGCCAAAGAATTACGGGTTCTGAAGTTGACGGAGAGGTTATTGTGGAGGAAAGTGGAgtgggaagaagagaagaaggggAGAGAAGGTGGAGGTCTTGAGAGTGAGAGATTTACGATATCCATGACTTCTCTCACACTTTCTGGGTTCCGGATTTTGTTGGATGGCTGTGAGTCTCTGTACCGAATTTGGATTGTCCATTGCTGGCACGAGCCTTCGGTCTcttctatatttatttttttatttttctttttaagaaaattattgAAATGTTTTacaataaacattttttttaagaaagttATAATATAATCCTTTGTTTTttaaaccaaaatgatatatgtctaACTTTTCCGTctataaatttacataatctaTCGGCTTATACAACTCACCATGTCACATACATATCCAATTAAATAACCAAAATGTCAattaaataaaaggaaaaatcgATATTGGATTTTTTGCTTCTCTCTCATCAAGGTTTTTTTGGCATTTTCTCATCTTTTGCTTCTCTCTGTCACAATGTTTGCGGTTAGCTCATCTGTAGCTCCAGAAACAATCAATGGCGGATTGTCTTTCTGAACGGGTTTGATCTACGAGTTTCTACTAGTTTTCAAGCGTCCTTTTTTTGTTATGTTTGGTTGTAGAATAAACAAATGTAAATACTAGATGGTATAATTACCGAAATAATCGTGACATATCCAATCATTTTTTTGCgagatttcatttttgtgcgaaattttttgttcttctttattGTATCCAATAGATTGTCGATGGTGGCCTTTGACCAATTGTATTGCTTCACATTGTTAAGGTTTTCAATGTAGTTGATGAATGCCCAAGGAATGTGATTAGCTCTTGTCGAAAAATAGCACGAGACATGTGTACAACATGATCAATCTTGCTACATCATCGACACCATCAGCTGTCTCCCCCCTCAATGCTTGATGgattacatttttatttatattgaattctatagaagaagagaagaagaagaagaagatgcaaaGGAAAATATATTATGTATTTTCGTATTGAACTCTCGGTTACAAACATAACATATATAGCTACATATTGACATTGATCATCTCCACAATTATAGAACTAAAATATTCTCTTGCCTTACACAACAGGTATTGACCCTATAATTAAGtctaaagatatatacaaatcatGTAAACACCATAATTGACGTAATCACTACTAATTCGTCAATACTCTCCCTCAAGCTGGGTCAAGAAGATTAATTGAACCAAGCTTGAAAAGAATGCGATGAAACTGGTCCGAAGGCAAAGCCTTGATAAATATGTCCGCGAGTTGATCATGACTGCAAGTGTACTGAGTAGCAATGACCTGAGATTGAACATGTTCTCGAATATAATGACAGTCAACTTCGATGTGTTTAATGCGTTCAAGAAAAAACCGGATCAGAAGCAATAAACATGGCTGCTTGATTGTCAAAGCAAAAAGTCATAGATTGAGCATGAGAGATACCTAAGTCGGCTAGCAATGCTTTTAACCATATGAGTTCAGAAGCAGTAGAGGCCATGGCACAATATTCTGCTTCTGCGCTAGAATGAGCAACAACCATTTGCGTTTTGCTTTTCCACGAGACCAAGTTACCACCATCAAATACACAATATCCTGTCATTGATTTTCGATCAAGAGTATTCCCGGCCCAGTCCGCATCTGTATAACCAAGAATCTGAGAATGACCATTATTCTTCATAAGAATACCACGACCAATGGACCATTTGAGATAACAAAGAATTCGTTTGACAAGATTCATGTGAGCCACGATAGGagagtgcataaattgactgACAATACTGACTGCATGGCTAATGTATGGGCGAGTTATTGTAAGATAGATAAGCTTCTCTACCAATCTTTgataaacgtgaaaagacccCAGAGATTCGCCATCCATAGTAAGTTGAAGTTTACTATCCAGAGGAGTTCTAGCCGATTTAGAATGAAGCATATCA
Coding sequences:
- the LOC120008975 gene encoding sec-independent protein translocase protein TATA, chloroplastic-like, with the protein product MDIVNLSLSRPPPSLPFFSSSHSTFLHNNLSVNFRTRNSLALSNRGRPGIAIKKKGFTCNALFGLGVPELVVIAGVAALVFGPKKLPEVGRSIGKTVKSFQQAAKEFETELKKDPDSAMESAEEKPTAISEENREGTQVPSSK
- the LOC120008762 gene encoding secreted RxLR effector protein 161-like, with the translated sequence MDLLQEADMLHSKSARTPLDSKLQLTMDGESLGSFHVYQRLVEKLIYLTITRPYISHAVSIVSQFMHSPIVAHMNLVKRILCYLKWSIGRGILMKNNGHSQILGYTDADWAGNTLDRKSMTGYCVFDGGNLVSWKSKTQMVVAHSSAEAEYCAMASTASELIWLKALLADLGISHAQSMTFCFDNQAAMFIASDPVIATQYTCSHDQLADIFIKALPSDQFHRILFKLGSINLLDPA